CCGTGCCGTTCTTGCTGGCCTTCTTGCCGCCCCCAAATATGCGTGTCTTCATGTCACTGCCGCCATTGGCGCGGTAACCCTGCTGTTGCCTGCGGCTACGGGTGACGAGCACAGCGATGAGAGCGGCAACCAAGAGGAGGGCCAGCAGGGAGCCAATCACAGCTCCTGCCACCACGCCGGCATTGGATGGGTTCACTGAGGGCTCTGTaggagggaggagagacggggagggagaaaaaggaagaaaggaatATGGttgagaaaagggaaaaaaagagaacagtGTGAAACATGGAGAGAGGGCAAGAGGGAAAATAGAGACAGCATAAAAAAGGACGAGGAAGAAAGGGTAATGTCAAGGAAAAACGAGAAAGGTAGGAGTTGGATGATGTCAGTGGCCTGTACTGTATTCAGTGAAGTGTGTAAGAGTGCTGAGGTGTCAGTACAGTCAaaagtgtgtctctgtgtgtgtgtgtgtgtgtgtgtgctaagcCTCTTCCTACACTgacatttcctcctctccctcagaGCTGCTCCTGTCCCCATTCCCACAGCCACGTCACAACAACGTCGcagccacgtttccccctgtgTTGCCCTTCAACGGCCAGGGTCTGTCCAAGGCTTCGCACAAATCACAAGGCAAGGCAGCAGGAGGGGGGTAAAAAGTGCAagccacatacacacatacacattcagaGGGAGCGGGGAATGGCATGTGCAGGGGCAGAACAGGTGGAGGCCATGCAGCGGAGGAGGATAATGATGGATGGAGGAGTGGAGGGTTCGAAAttagatgaagaagaggaggaggaggcagaggaggagtgagtgagtgacaaaGTGACACAGCGGAATGACAACTCTTCCTGGAAGCCATGAGCATAGAGCAGGGGGACAGTTTGGCACCCCTCCGCTCCTGTAAAACAAAAGGCAATGCTCGAGTGCATGCTGGTCCTAGATGTGTGTCCCTTTTTATTCCAGCACTATCTGTTTAGTCACGACTGCCATGTTACACACATACGCATGAAAAGAAGCCATTTTAAGTTCACTTTAAATCAAACGAAGGCTGCCTTAAAGTGCAGCCTGGCTAAGGATGGTATATAAGCAAGACTAGGGCTCCACCGTCTAATACAcagtatttctgtttgtgtatcaAAACTCCAGGGAGAGGTAGTGGTGTCTAAATCAGGTGTGTGAAGACGTCCCATATGACTTGTCAGCCATATAGTGCTCCTTCACTGAACTCACACTTCCCACTCCCTCGACATCCCTCGGCAGTGATATTAGTACGATATTTCAAAGCAGGTATTTGAACAGCAAAAAGATACAACTGCTTTTGCAGAGGAGGAAACCACCGGTTAACATTAAGGCTGAATattatttgaaatgttttgatttattgtaGCAATAATAAAGTGTTTCAGCACCAAGGAGTTTCAGCACCAAAAGAATACAGTTCTTGATTCCTTAATTTAAGGAATATAAACGTGTTTTTATAGAAGagccttttctttgtttcatcaAATATTTAAAGGTCAGATGTGTAGGATTTACTGGCATCTATGTGAGAGccagtgttttatttgtctgttctCGGCTACTGAAGAACAACATGGTAATGAAAACActgcaattcttattttcaggtgattataaactactaaaaacaaagtcataatataatataccccctgaatcctacacctggacctttaaatacatTAGTTATAGTTGTAGCCACATAGGCTAAATAAAATACTATCTAAAGTCAGCAAAATTCTGATTTAAATCAGAATATATCTGATGAAAATGAAGCAAACCACACTAGCATTCACTGCCAACTCTGACTAAAAGTTGATGTTTTTGGACACATTTAGTCAGAACTCAAAAAAAGGACTGAGCTTTGATACCAGGCTTGGTTAAGAAACTAAAGCCTCTCAGAGAACCATGACAGTGTTACTGCTTTGCACAGGCTTTTTCGGGGCCATGAGTTCAGGGCTCTAAGTGCTTTCTGGGAGTATGACAACTCCCCACAGACTCTGTGACCGTTTCCCTTGTGTGGTCATCATCTATAACTCAGTGGGCAGGGAGTATGGCTCTAACAATGCCGGAGTTAAGGGTCAGCTCTATCCGAGCTGTTTGCATTCACTGTACTGTGAAGCACTTTAAACAAAAACGCTCTCAGAATTTGCAGGGTATTTTACAAAGAAATATACACAATATAAAAAGTAGAACAACTTTTATATAAGGCGGAGGAGCTCTCCAGTATGATGGATATACAGCTTAGACTTTATTCCACAAACTGTTTATGCAACAACGTGCCTCATTCAGACCTTTACAGAGTAAACCTACTTTTAAGAGAAGGGAATATTGATGCCTGAATGTATATCATTCTCACTTTTACATGATTCAAAGTATCACAATTTGGAGCTTATAATCTATTCTGTAtgaatgcatgtttttttttttaatgtaatgtactTGTTTACTCGGTGTGGATATATTTGGATGCCTCAGAAGCAATAAACAAAATGCTTTCATGCAACTCTTTAAATCCCAGAGGAAGGCACATTGTTGCAGAAACATCATCTTTATTGAAGTCTATTTATCATTCATCATACTCCAAAGTGTTCGGCTTCCTTCAGGTTTTAGCGCATGAgttacacaataaaacaaaataagttgTAGCCCCTGGTTCAAAGTGATCAAGAACCCTTGGCTAAGCTGAACATCCTGTCTGTTGCTCTGGCTCCCCTCTTCACTCTCTGCACTTCCACCAGCCGCTGCAGAGGATTAAACCAGTAAACGCTGCTGTTGAAATCCCTGCCTAAATTTGAAAGTAGCAAATCAGCCCGACTCTTATTGTCATTCCCATTTAAAATCCATCAGAAGCTGGCCCCTCTTGTTAAGTGTACAGAGAGCTGACAGAATTACTCTTGTAACACTGATTCTTGTCAAGAGAGAAAAATGGTAGTATACTGCTGTCTACACCTGTGCTTCGCTCTTCTCTTCCACTTTATTTctgcctcttctctcctccactaccccttttctccatctctgccACCACTTCACAAGCTGTCTCCTGCATGCACTCTTTCCGTCTGCTCTAAATCCATTCTCCCTGCCATCTCTCCAATTTACGTTTGTATTTCTGTCACATGTTACTATTCTCCTCTGTGCTTCACTTTCAACATAAGCCTCGGgaaaaaattaataatttcaTGTGGGtatattttcttttcctctctttcaaTTTCTCTCACTAGCCTCCCAAAGCAAACTGTCTCTTTCCCCTCCTATTCTCCCCCGAGCAGTGCTAAACATTCCTGTTCGCACACATGAGAGTGAGAGCTAGCCCTCAGTGTCCACTTGTAACAGGAACACAAGAAATGCATTATCACCTCGGGCTTCGTGGCGCGCCGGCACATGCAACGTGGCAACAATCTCTGTGCAAACTTGGGGCCGGATGCTGCCACACATTGCCGTCACATCAAAGGGAATTACACtgaaatttaaatgcaaattcTCCCTAAATTCCTCTCATCCAATTATTTTTAATGCGTCGCTCAAGTCAGTCCTTAAGTGTCTCTCTCAAAGTCTTTGCTGGTAAATCCTTTTGTCGGTgataattcatgttttattctACCCTTCTGGAGACAACACTTAAAAGATTCAAGAGATAGATGTTAAAAGGAGCCACCCCAGGTTCCCAGTACAGGCCCACTACAGACCCAGACACATCCTAACAAAGCACCAGTGGAATTTATTTCAGTGGGTGAGGAGAGGACATCTTATAAACACATGCTGTTGGATGAGACAGCAGAAAAACTGCAATATGCATGCTGTGTGGATaacaaggggggaaaaaaatagaaaaacaaacatgcagaaCTACAGTGTCCCACCcctccccaaacacacacacgcacacacacgcgcaccaTACTGTGTAAGCCAAAAACAGCATGCTTCTTATGAAGTCACGTCCAGCACGACCGTAAGCTCCAAGTGACCGCAAGTAATAAGAGAGATGGAGCGGAAGTAACGTCTACTGCAGCCTCCCAAAAACACGCAtggtcacatacacacactcatacacactcacagacacacacgcacgccATCATGGTCATCAGAGGTCTGACGCTGGGCTGGGCTGCACCTAGAGCATAGCTTAGTAGTATTCTCTGTCAGCATGTTAACTTATTGAacagagctgtgtgtttgtgtgtgcgtgtgtgcgctaATGAGGGGTGGGCAGGGGGCCAGTAGCAGGCTGGAGGGAGACTTGGCTCCATCAGACCTGTTCTCTAGCTGTTTTCGCATGGCCggagacacacactgacagacacagacagatacaggcagacacacacacacacccaaacccAGTGAAGGAAAAGGTCCAAGCCTCTTGTTCTTGAACTGCCTTCTTAGAGGAGTCTTAAAAACAGGAAGAATTGAggagaaatctttttttttgttggactTCAGAGCCCCTCTGACTATGTGGGGGATTGAATTGGGGGCACTTAACTTTTTGAGGTTCAGCTGAGCAACCCCCCGTAAGGAACGATGGGGGGAGAAAATAACAAGATGGAAGATGGAGAGAATCTGGGTTAGCCACACAAGAACCCCCGCGAGAGGAGACTGgaatggagggatggatggagggatggagacTACTAAGCTGTGATTAAGAAAGAGCTACTGGTATTTAAGAGTTAAGCTTaaagagagggggagatagCACGGGCGTAAgcaagagagagcgagagagaatGCTGGGGGCAGGAGTCTCCTCTCTGAGCAGGGAGATCAGCGGCAGACTTGTGGAGGCTGAAAGACAACCTGAGAGAGAtaaggaggatgaggagagagcaTATGCTAACTGAGAGGATGAGAGATGCAATGAAAAGAGCAAACTGCAGCGAAAGAGATAGCGAGGGGGAGATAAATcgaaagaaaggaggaggggagagcagGGTAGGATACTTGAGCGTGTGTGAGTAAGCAGCAGGATCGaagatgagaggaggagaggcaagGAGAAGAAAGGacatccatctctctctctgcctccggGAGCACAGGACAGGACTGAGGGCAGAGGACATGGGcaacacccacacagacacacagacacacacgagAGTGtgaatttatgtgtgtgtgtcatgcagCTGTGGGGTAGAGAGCAGTGGGGGACCTGCTATGTAGCAGGTGCTGGCCATTTCACGCCTGTCGGCCCCTCTTAGCCCTGTTTGTCTACACGCGTTCACATTAGCCTCCACAGGTCTGCATCGCACTCCCATCTGGAGTCATTCCACATCTTTCTCTCGCTCTGTTTCAACCATCAGCCACTCTTTCATTTCACTCTAACCAATACAAACCCAATCTCTGAACACTTCTCACCACCTCTCTGCCTTCTACAAACCCTTCTTCACTCTGACACTTGCCGGTCGCCTCAGTCAGCTCTTAACTGCCGGTGAATTTAGCTCACATctgatcctcctcctcctcctctgccaaTGAGTAAGAGAGGAgtgggaaggagggaggaggtggtCGGCCGTGAGAGAGcaagaggagatggaggatgGAGATGACAGGACAAGGAGACCAgagaaagcagaaagaaaatgcagagaggaagagaaatgaaaaagaaagtgggaTGAAGAATGGGAGTGGAGTGGAAATGTAGGATAAAAGACAGAGCGAGAAGGGAGCGGATGGTGGAATGAGGAGAGAAGCAGCCAGGAGCTGAAGCAGCAAAGGGTGACTGATCCGCTCTGAGAGgcttggagacagacagacacacacactatgcTGAGAGATAGTGGAGGCCAATAGCGGTGAAGATAGGATGCAATGGCACAAGATTCCCATGGGAGTTTTAAATGCCGTCagcatcctctctctctctctctccctccatccctcatgCCTTGCTCTCTTAGTGTGAGGATTGCACGCTGGCACTGATTTATCCTGGTGCATGTTCCCTGGCTTTTTAGTCTGAGAGCAGCAACCTTCATCTTCCCCCCCTCTGCTGCCTGGATCGTTGTATCTTCCTTGCTTATTGCTTGTACTACACAGCAGGAGATGGTGACATCCTTTGTGCTACAGAAGCCAGTTATGCTACAGTGCGGCGGTACAGAATGGCCCCAGAGGAGTGGTGACGCATGCTGTGGCACCATAAGGAGCCAAGGGACTTGAAGAAAGATGGGGGGTGAgcgaaagacagaaaaaaggatGAAATAAAGAGAGACTGAGCAaaaggacaagaaaaaaaatgagggCATGAAGTTTCTGGGTTGCTCTTAAACTGAAGCCACCAGAGAAATGCACTTTTTCCCCATTATGGGCAAGGTTTAGCCTTATGTCAGCAGAAAATAACTTCCGGTTAAGTGCAGGCAGAAGAGTGGAGGGGGATGTATTTTGTATGAGGTGAAAATCAGAAATGAACCCTGTTGAGGGGTGCAGCTAAAACTACTGAGGAACAGAGGGGGATAGACTGTTTTCCATCATAACTGGCACCGTTCTGGATGGTTTAACTCAGACACCCGAGGTGGAACAAGCtacacagcacacagacagatgcATGCACCTGAATACACATAATATCACAAATATGAGCCAGCAAACATAAACAGACAGTACATCAGCGCATGTCTAGCCTCAGCTAGACCCAAGGCTACACAGAAATACCACTTCTTTTCAAAGTCAACAGTGTCACTGCGAGTCAAATTCATCACTTGCAGTGATTGCAGCCTTATCTTCAAGCTGCTGAGTTTAATGAACACTGCTCATTTACTTTGCTTTAGTCTCTCCTGTCATTAGCGATGGCCAAGGGTACTGCTGAGATGCTACTCAGTTTCTTTTGTGATCATGACTTCAGGGGGCGAACCGCTCCCTCTctcattttagaaaaaaatacagaaaaggcGAAAATATCATCTCATCCATGTGCACCACTCACAATGTGAACTAAACCTTGTGAACAAACCGCTTTGTAAATGCCATGTGATGCACAAAGCCAGTAGACAGACCTTGGGTACCGCTGCGGCACAGAAACCTTGATCATTCAGTGTTATTGAGCGcatgcaaagagacacagaaaagtGATATGCATTCCTAATAGGACACAGAGAATTAGTGAGgtgaaaagtcaaaagaaagaGCCCACATTCGTGCACATTCTGTagagcagtcacacacacacatacacacacacaccatggacAGAGCAGCTGGACCCTCTAACCCTAAACTACACACCCAAGATAGTCCTCAGCAcagagaatgtatgtgtgttcgTGTGACATGTGAGGCAGAACAAGGTGTGTGTCCCTGGGGAAAACATGAGAGCATAGCACACCAGGAAATGTGTAGCATGTATGATTAAAGTGCACTCGGTTCCAGTTCATCAGCTGGGATGATATAAATGTTTCCATATACAAACCGGGGGAAAGTTTAGATGATGAATGAGGCCCAAGTGAGCCaccaatgttttttattttacttctgAAATGTTCACTGCTTTACCGAAGCATTTACTGTGTTCAGTTCATCAGTGAGTTGGGACATTTGTAACTTGTGTAAAGGcccggacacaccaaactgacaggCTAAgaaggccaactgttgcattGCTTATTTcatggccaaaaagttgcactttaatacattttaaagactacagccaacgtccaaccagcacgtacgttctgtgcctgcatgagaggaaataactctccatacctgCAGGAGGCAGTAGTGTGTATTcttcattcaaaaagggaaagcAGAAAATTGACAGGACtgattcaagacgctagttagccagttagcacattatcaacacaacccgatgttgaaagaacaaaggatattaaTTGTGTGATAGCGAACAGTAACACAATTACTAACCATTTCTGCGAGACAGCTAACTAATCTTACCTACTATAACAAGATTGTTTCActctcacaccctcttgactttagctgtttgtttgctttcctcacctCCATCGCTCTTCTTATGCAATGAGCTGAACTGCCACTCAGTGATTTCTTTCACCGACAGGCTCTGCCATCTCTGAGGCCGACTGTACATGTGCATGAAAAACGACCGttagcttggtgtgtcagggccctaagTTACACTTAATCTTGGTTTTAACTTACTTACAACAGGAAATGTGTCGACAGGAGTAATTATGATGCTGATTCATCAAACCACAGTGCACAAAGAGAACACTTCTGTTACTTGTTTCATGTTGTCCTCTGAGCAGGTTAAAGTATGTTAAATATTATCAAACCTTCATCTTGAGGGCCGTTAATGGACATGTTATGTAATGAAACTTTTTTGTGCACATTTGTTGGCGTGTTTGTGCTTGTTTGTGCCCTTTAACTCACCTCTTACAAAGACTGTGACCTGGTCTCTGCCGACCCCGATGCGGTTCTTGACCTCACAAACAAAAGTGGTGTTGACAGCATCGTCCACCTTCAGCACCTTCAGCTCTTTGCCTGTGATCTGCACTGTGTCTGGCTTCTCTCCTGACATCCTGCGGGGACGTGAGCATATTGgcatgagtttaaaaaaaaagaaagaaaggaagaaggccaaaaaagaaattgaaaatagGACTGTGGTTTGTTTGACTTTGGGCACAATGAGAGCATCGAGACAGATGTACATTTACAGAAATATGCCGTATTGTGCAATGTCATCAAATTCAACTAATCTTGATCGGCAGTGCAAAACCAATCAGTTTCCCCCTTCCTCAAAAGGCAATCCATTATCACGCAGTGAAGGAAAATAGGATGGGGATAGGAGGAAAATCAAAACTGTTGGATCGGGGCCCGAAATCTCATCTCTCCCATTTTTAAGCACCAGACTTTAGTTCCCCCCCCAAAATTTTGATACAGTTACATTAATAGCTGATGATACAGAAAAAGGGAGGGAGAAAGTCATATTGTGCTTCTCATTATGCGAGGGTTAAATCTCGAGTCGCAGAGTCCATTATGAGAAATTATACGGCTATCTCCATAATCAGAGCACAGCGCTGTAGTGGCAATAATAAAAGCGCTGATTACAGCTCTCTGGACCTGGGAACGAAGGGCAAGGAAGGGAGAATAAGAGAAAAAGAGATAAGAGAAAGCAAGggcactgaaaaaaaagagagatggaggaagagacGACAATTCAAAAGAGAAGACAGATGTTGGTATACTCACGTCTTCCACTGGGTGGTCAGCGGAACAGGGTTTGCGGTAGCATCACAGATTAGCACCACATTTGTACGACCCACATACCAATTATTGTCGTAACCCACTATTGTCACCTGAGGGGGGTCTGAGGGAAGGACAGGTGAATGACAgaagggagaagaagaaaaaagtgttCAATTAATCACTCCAAGGTTTAATGTTAGAGGGTGAACCACAAAGAAATTCATAGTATGATACAGAAATactaagtgctgtgtgtgtggtgtcttACACTGTACTGCTAGCTTCATCGGGAAGCTCTCTGGTTTGACTTGGGTTCTGTGCTTCACCACGCAGCTAATGTCCTTCCCGTTGTCTGCCGCTGTGGGAACCATGCGGTACTCGCTGGTCACGGTCACGGTGTTGTCAGCACCCGGCTTAGACACTGTCGTCGCATTGCCATTGGCTGTGGTCACCCAATTGATCTGAGCAGCGGGGCGACCATCCAAAGACTCACAGCGTGCCACGGCGACCGGCTTAGTGCCCGCTTCCACTGTCACGACGGAGGCCGAGTTCTGAGGCTTagctgatggatggatgggtggatggacgGATTGATGCAAGGGTGGAGGGTGGGTgggggagagagacacagagtggcagagagaagattaaaggaTGTAGAAATAgataaaatggaaataagacAGCTGAGGGAAAAGATAATGTGCACCATTATTGATAAACAATTTGAGTCACCAGCCTGGcaaaaacaaatccaaaacCTCAATCTCCAAACATCCTGTGTTCCCCTACttgccctctctttctctctctcctctgtcttttaTCTCTCCAGAGCCCACATTGATAAACACTTAGGCGCACGAGTGCAAACACACCCAAACCCTAAATCTTCTTTCACTCTCCCTCCATTTCTTTAATCTATTGTCTCTCTATCCCTATCAACCGCCATTGATAAACAATTTCCCTGACTGGTCCACTGCATTTCCATACACAAATTCTAAATCACTACATGATCTCTGCCAACCCCCACCCCCTGTCCTCATACCTCCTCAATTTCCCTCTATGATACGAGTGTGGGAtcagaggagagcaggcaggaCAGCAGCTGACAGCGGGCATGACAAGCAGCCAGATCAATATAGTGTCTTAGGGGAGGCAGGGAGGAATGATGCgttggagagagaagagagcgGAGTAGAGGCACTGGTGCCGGGCCAAGGTTAGACCAATGGTTCCATTGCATTAACAAGAACACAATTGATCTGACAATACCACTTATAATAGCAATTAAGCCTAGCTGGACATGCTTTTAACCTGCATACTACCTTTGGGGGTGGGAGAGAGctagagagaaagacagagagaggtagGCGGAGAgtactttgcatttttatatatAGTTAGCAGCATGGTAAATGTGCATATGCTTGCTACAGATGGATGGGTGACAAATTTAAGGAAAAACTAGCATGCAACAGCTTTAATGCACCTCAATTCAACACATCTCAAGAAGCCCTACTGGAGAGACGAGCACCATGGAACACAGAATTAGGTTTTTGGTGAGAGAAGCTAATTAATTGATACAAGTAATTTTAGACAGTTGGCCGATTCTCCTAATATAAATTTGACAAAGAGCCAATTTGGTAAGTTTTCCAATGtaataaaatagatattttaATGCGAGCATTCAACAAAGTTTCAAGAGTTTGGGAAGCGGAAAAAAATTGGTTTTGAAACAGCTTGGGTGTGAGCCTTGACAGACAGAGCCGTAAAGCCATGACCCAGTGTGGTGCAGAACATTTAAAAGAGAGCTCCTGTTTATATCAAAGTTTTGCTTCTGTAGACCCAGCTTTGCTGACATGTAAAACCAACCACAGGTACTGTTGTTGAAGTTCTGCCAGAAAATGGAATAAgttagggccctgacacaccaagctgaagGTTGGGCGTTTGGCAATGTCAGGCCGTCTGTGAGTGTCTGTCGttctagtttttgcggtgtgacCTGCACCGCTGGCACTAGTTGGCCCCTGTTGGCGTTTTTTCAGCCATTAAATAGGCGTTGGACCTGGCCGAGCCCATTGGTGAGggaaatcactctgactggcagttcagctcagtgcacgaaaAGGATCttaagtgaggaaagcaaacaaacaactaaagtgAAGAGGgggtgagatcaaaacaaacccGTAATATGagctaaaaaatatttatttagccATTGACTTCTTTTGTAAAAACAGTTAGTAATGGTTTGTGTTAATGCTCATAATCATAGGGTAAACGTCCTTTGTTCCTTTAGCATCAGGTTGTATCGTTAATGTgttaactagcatcttgaatccattcAGTTGGTCtcctggtttcccttttttaatgacgAAAACAGactactgctgcctgctggtgtggagagttatttgcTCTTACGCAAGTGCAGAATGTACGTGCTAGTTGTCTGCTTACTGTTGTCTTTGCAATGTGTTCaactgcaactttttggccaagccACAGGCAATGTGAGGCAACAGCTGGCCTTTGTTGCCAGTAGGTCTTTCATGTGAGTTTGGCGTGTCAGGGCCGTTACCCTGCGGCATAAAAAATAAGTAGCTACCACAGTTTTCAAAAGAAGATCAAATTGTGGCTAATGGGAAACTTGAAAGTGTGAGCCCATCATTTAAGTTACAACTTGTTTGTAATGTTCAATATTTCATGTTTTGGGTGTTTGACATTGAGTGATTTTAATGATGATATAATTTTGTTGCCTAGTAACCTGGACATCTTTGCTATCTTTACATCCAGGACAAGAGTAGAGTAAACCCTGGACTTTACTGTGGCCTATCATTTGTCTGCTGGCTTTATATACACATGGCATAGATTATGTAAGTGACCTACCCAGCATGACAAGTTGTGTGATGCCTTGCTCGTTGCCACTGGGGTAGGTAGCATACTCGCAGATGTACTTCCCCTCATCGGTCATCCTAACATCACTTATCTGGATGGAAGGACTGCTCAGTGTTGGTGGACTGGCCATGAAGCTGACTCTACCCTTCACAGGCGAGTCAGGGTAGTTGGGATCAAAGTTGGggtgaaacacagcaatgttgaTCCTTTCTGCGTCCTTCGGCTCGTAGATCCACGTGACCTGTGGTGGAGGAGGCACAGAGGTTAGGATGCGTACAGTGCCTGAAGAAAAAACTGCCTCATTT
This DNA window, taken from Epinephelus moara isolate mb chromosome 6, YSFRI_EMoa_1.0, whole genome shotgun sequence, encodes the following:
- the si:ch73-22o12.1 gene encoding nectin-2 isoform X1, which gives rise to MARHDARNWHDCSKMIGLLCLVASILLQHGASGQRVKVEPEVSSYPGQTVKLRCEFTDATGIQLTMVTWIYEPKDAERINIAVFHPNFDPNYPDSPVKGRVSFMASPPTLSSPSIQISDVRMTDEGKYICEYATYPSGNEQGITQLVMLAKPQNSASVVTVEAGTKPVAVARCESLDGRPAAQINWVTTANGNATTVSKPGADNTVTVTSEYRMVPTAADNGKDISCVVKHRTQVKPESFPMKLAVQYPPQVTIVGYDNNWYVGRTNVVLICDATANPVPLTTQWKTMSGEKPDTVQITGKELKVLKVDDAVNTTFVCEVKNRIGVGRDQVTVFVREPSVNPSNAGVVAGAVIGSLLALLLVAALIAVLVTRSRRQQQGYRANGGSDMKTRIFGGGKKASKNGTGGGTGSGGVGGGNNNGPIYVYNESSSHQGLAEKNNHHQPLTMGGRPEVVATTPTAQDILLSNELDDAERRKFDELEEEERYDHFSGGAPILQLRPPHDQDDMIGGYLDDDMESQGDGSVISRTAVYV
- the si:ch73-22o12.1 gene encoding nectin-2 isoform X2, whose protein sequence is MARHDARNWHDCSKMIGLLCLVASILLQHGASGQRVKVEPEVSSYPGQTVKLRCEFTDATGIQLTMVTWIYEPKDAERINIAVFHPNFDPNYPDSPVKGRVSFMASPPTLSSPSIQISDVRMTDEGKYICEYATYPSGNEQGITQLVMLAKPQNSASVVTVEAGTKPVAVARCESLDGRPAAQINWVTTANGNATTVSKPGADNTVTVTSEYRMVPTAADNGKDISCVVKHRTQVKPESFPMKLAVQYPPQVTIVGYDNNWYVGRTNVVLICDATANPVPLTTQWKTMSGEKPDTVQITGKELKVLKVDDAVNTTFVCEVKNRIGVGRDQVTVFVRGTRLPMKGATTGSIVGAIIGVIVLLAIIGTAIAMYRKHRNNKLNGDGPPKYKPPPPKKTESSANRQPNTTNVPMTEDRPLQDQYYSTQSAEPVTDLDAYHDDNDDYAGDDRAHYYSAAPSGWDDPGNNEVPPPYMRTDSDPQDYHQGPNVNRGDSFVSPAMFV